One Brassica napus cultivar Da-Ae chromosome C2, Da-Ae, whole genome shotgun sequence DNA window includes the following coding sequences:
- the LOC106363636 gene encoding transcription factor MYB62, with amino-acid sequence MENSMKKKTFTESEEVELRRGPWTLEEDTLLTNYIIQNSEGRWNLVAKCAGLKRTGKSCRLRWLNYLKPDIRRGKLSPQEQLMILDLHSKWGNRWSKIAQYLPGRTDNEIKNYWRTRVQKQARQLNIESNSDKFFDAVRSFWVPRLIEKMEQNPSNTYCCPQNNNNNNNSLLPPSQSYDSMSKQTYTDISGKNLGISNTDGSASSTTSMPDLMTVPHFMDHNTIIDSSMCYHEGNGQELGGYIPGMEEYYMRNSDISTDCHVAEAYEDVTQDPMWNVDDIWQFRG; translated from the exons ATGGAAAAttcaatgaagaagaagacctTCACAGAGAGTGAAGAAGTAGAGCTCAGAAGAGGGCCTTGGACTCTTGAGGAAGACACTCTTCTCACAAATTACATTATCCAGAACAGTGAAGGCCGTTGGAACCTCGTCGCCAAATGTGCTG GGCTAAAGAGAACCGGGAAAAGTTGTAGATTGAGATGGTTGAATTATTTGAAACCTGACATAAGGCGAGGGAAACTCAGTCCCCAAGAACAGCTTATGATCCTTGATCTCCACTCTAAATGGGGTAATAG GTGGTCCAAGATAGCACAGTACTTGCCAGGAAGAACGGACAACGAGATCAAGAACTATTGGAGAACAAGAGTTCAGAAACAAGCTCGACAGCTCAACATCGAATCTAACAGCGACAAATTCTTTGACGCTGTTCGTAGTTTCTGGGTCCCCAGATTAATAGAGAAAATGGAGCAGAACCCATCAAATACTTATTGTTGTCcccaaaacaacaacaataacaataactctcttcttcctccttctcAGTCTTACGACTCAATGAGTAAACAAACATATACTGATATCTCGGGTAAGAACCTGGGTATAAGCAACACCGATGGTTCTGCTTCGAGCACCACTTCCATGCCTGATCTTATGACGGTTCCACACTTCATGGATCACAACACCATCATCGATTCTTCGATGTGTTACCATGAAGGCAATGGTCAAGAACTCGGTGGATATATTCCTGGGATGGAGGAGTATTACATGAGAAATTCAGACATATCAACGGATTGTCACGTGGCGGAAGCGTACGAGGATGTCACACAAGATCCCATGTGGAATGTGGATGACATTTGGCAGTTTAGGGGCTAA
- the LOC106435048 gene encoding uncharacterized protein LOC106435048 has product MVIPPNSRGITIGDLGSIVVLIILGLNFRFMCFPEAFYVYRNMIDTNTFINLISLIRLLECFLHDWDFKLPGGSSVKDEEDSLKRTVKETMEKAFSDSVMESMKLEAPDYSCISNLMREVRDELCQMVPDSWKVEITETIDLDLLSQLLNSGTLDIDYLEKMLEFALATLRKLSAPATDRENESTHQSLLEELHRLCDLCQAKDESGSLHAVAIVKGIRFILEQIHDLKREIGIGRIL; this is encoded by the exons ATGGTGATCCCACCAAACTCGAGAGGTATCACGATCGGAGACCTTGGTTCTATCGTGGTATTAATAATTCTGGGATTGAATTTTAGGTTTATGTGCTTTCCGGAGGCGTTTTATGTTTACCGCAACATGATCGACACTAATACTTTCATCAACTTGATTTCTCTGATTAGGCTGCTTGAATGTTTCCTGCACGATTGGGATTTCAAGTTACCGGGTGGATCCAGTGTCAAGGATGAAGAGGACAGTCTAAAG AGGACGGTAAAGGAGACTATGGAGAAAGCTTTCTCGGATAGTGTGATGGAATCAATGAAACTAGAGGCACCTGACTATAGCTGCATCTCTAACCTTATGAGAGAAGTGAGGGACGAGCTTTGCCAGATGGTGCCTGATAGCTGGAAAGTGGAAATAACTGAAACTATTGATCTTGACCTTCTCTCACAG TTGCTTAACTCTGGCACCTTGGATATTGATTACCTTGAAAAGATGCTTGAGTTTGCATTAGCTACTCTTCGGAAACTCTCGGCTCCAGCCACTGACCGTGAGAATGAAAGCACCCACCAGAGTTTACTGGAGGAACTTCACAGGTTGTGTGACTTGTGTCAAGCTAAAGATGAGTCTGGTAGCCTCCATGCTGTTGCAATTGTCAAGGGGATCCGCTTCATTCTTGAGCAGATTCAC GACCTTAAGCGAGAGATAGGCATTGGGCGCATTTTATAG